Proteins encoded together in one Zonotrichia leucophrys gambelii isolate GWCS_2022_RI chromosome 1, RI_Zleu_2.0, whole genome shotgun sequence window:
- the ZNF384 gene encoding zinc finger protein 384 isoform X1, which yields MSGSYRAIGRVTSRVLVKMEESHFNSSPYFWPAVPTVSGQIENTMFINKMKEQLLPTEKGCSLAPPHYPALLTVPTSVALPTGISMDSDTKPEQLTPHSQAPVTQNITVVPVQSAGLMTAGPGLVITSPSGSLVTTAASAQTFPISAPMIVSALPPGSQAALQVVPDLSKKGTTTLAEGAGAGGVAPKPPRGRKKKRLQESGLPEMSDPFVLTNEDDEDQHKDGKTYRCRMCSLTFYSKSEMQIHSKSHTETKPHKCPHCSKSFANSSYLAQHIRIHSGAKPYTCSYCQKAFRQLSHLQQHTRIHSKLHTAIVKPHKCPHCSKSFANTSYLAQHLRIHSGAKPYTCRYCQKAFRQLSHLQQHTRIHTGDRPYKCAHPGCEKAFTQLSNLQSHRRQHNKDKPFKCHNCHRAYTDAASLEVHLATHTVKHAKVYTCSICSRAYTSETYLMKHMRKHNIPDPQQQVVQAQAQASQQQQHFQPQGGGAAGGPSGDTNQPNPPPQCSFDLTPYKTSEHHKDICLTVSTSAIQVEHLSSS from the exons ATGTCTGGTAGTTATAGAGCAATTGGAAGGGTTACGAGCAGAGTTCTGGTAAA GATGGAAGAATCTCATTTCAACTCCTCCCCGTACTTctggccagcagtgcccaccgTCTCGGGACAG ATTGAGAACACCATGTTCATTAACAAGATGAAGGAGCAGCTATTGCCCACAGAGaagggctgcagcctggctccccCCCACTACCCTGCCCTGCTGACAGTGCCCACCTCCGTGGCGCTGCCCACTGGGATCTCCATGGACTCGGACACCAAGCCGGAGCAGCTGACACCACACAGCCAAGCCCCCGTGACTCAGAACATCACCGTGGTACCAGTGCAGTCTGCTGGGCTCATGACAGCAG GTCCTGGTCTGGTGATAACCTCCCCGTCAGGTTCTCTGGTGACCACAGCCGCCTCTGCCCAGACCTTTCCCATCTCAGCTCCCATGATTGTCTCTGCGCTCCCCCCTGgctcccaggcagccctgcaggtggtgCCAGACCTGTCCAAGAAAGGGACAACCACCCTCGCTGAaggagccggggctgggggagTCGCCCCCAAACCGCCCCGGGGCCGCAAGAAGAAACGATTGCAGGAGTCGGGGCTGCCAGAGATGAGCGACCCCTTTGTGCTGACAAACGAGGATGATGAGGACCAGCACAAGGATGGCAAGACATACAG GTGCCGGATGTGTTCGCTGACCTTCTACTCCAAGTCGGAGATGCAGATCCACTCCAAGTCCCATACGGAGACAAAGCCACACAAGTGTCCTCACTGCTCCAAGAGCTTCGCCAACAGCTCCTACCTGGCCCAGCACATTCGTATCCACTCGGGGGCCAAGCCCTACACGTGCAGCTACTGCCAGAAGGCCTTCCGCCAGCTctcccacctgcagcagcacacacg GATCCACTCCAAGCTCCACACGGCGATTGTCAAGCCGCACAAGTGTCCTCACTGCTCCAAGAGCTTCGCCAACACATCCTACCTGGCCCAGCACCTCCGCATCCACTCGGGGGCCAAGCCCTACACCTGCCGCTACTGCCAGAAGGCCTTCCGCCAGCTctcccacctgcagcagcacacacg TATCCACACCGGGGACCGACCCTACAAATGTGCTCACCCTGGGTGTGAAAAGGCTTTCACCCAGCTTTCCAACTTGCAG TCCCACAGACGGCAGCACAACAAAGACAAACCTTTCAAGTGCCACAACTGCCACCGTGCGTACACGGATGCTGCCTCGCTGGAGGTGCACCTGGCCACGCACACGGTGAAACACGCCAAGGTCTACACCTGCTCCATCTGCAGCCGGGCCTACACCTCG GAGACGTACCTGATGAAGCACATGCGGAAACACAACATCCCtgacccacagcagcaggtggTTCAGGCACAAGCCCAGGCctcgcagcagcagcagcacttccagccgCAGGGCGGGGGGGCAGCAGGGGGCCCTTCTGGAGACACTAACCAACCCAACCCTCCCCCCCAGTGCTCCTTTGACCTGACTCCTTACAAGACTTCAGAGCATCACAAGGACATCTGCCTCACTGTCAGCACCAGCGCCATCCAAGTGGAGCACCTCTCCAGCTCCTAG
- the ZNF384 gene encoding zinc finger protein 384 isoform X2, with protein sequence MEESHFNSSPYFWPAVPTVSGQIENTMFINKMKEQLLPTEKGCSLAPPHYPALLTVPTSVALPTGISMDSDTKPEQLTPHSQAPVTQNITVVPVQSAGLMTAGPGLVITSPSGSLVTTAASAQTFPISAPMIVSALPPGSQAALQVVPDLSKKGTTTLAEGAGAGGVAPKPPRGRKKKRLQESGLPEMSDPFVLTNEDDEDQHKDGKTYRCRMCSLTFYSKSEMQIHSKSHTETKPHKCPHCSKSFANSSYLAQHIRIHSGAKPYTCSYCQKAFRQLSHLQQHTRIHSKLHTAIVKPHKCPHCSKSFANTSYLAQHLRIHSGAKPYTCRYCQKAFRQLSHLQQHTRIHTGDRPYKCAHPGCEKAFTQLSNLQSHRRQHNKDKPFKCHNCHRAYTDAASLEVHLATHTVKHAKVYTCSICSRAYTSETYLMKHMRKHNIPDPQQQVVQAQAQASQQQQHFQPQGGGAAGGPSGDTNQPNPPPQCSFDLTPYKTSEHHKDICLTVSTSAIQVEHLSSS encoded by the exons ATGGAAGAATCTCATTTCAACTCCTCCCCGTACTTctggccagcagtgcccaccgTCTCGGGACAG ATTGAGAACACCATGTTCATTAACAAGATGAAGGAGCAGCTATTGCCCACAGAGaagggctgcagcctggctccccCCCACTACCCTGCCCTGCTGACAGTGCCCACCTCCGTGGCGCTGCCCACTGGGATCTCCATGGACTCGGACACCAAGCCGGAGCAGCTGACACCACACAGCCAAGCCCCCGTGACTCAGAACATCACCGTGGTACCAGTGCAGTCTGCTGGGCTCATGACAGCAG GTCCTGGTCTGGTGATAACCTCCCCGTCAGGTTCTCTGGTGACCACAGCCGCCTCTGCCCAGACCTTTCCCATCTCAGCTCCCATGATTGTCTCTGCGCTCCCCCCTGgctcccaggcagccctgcaggtggtgCCAGACCTGTCCAAGAAAGGGACAACCACCCTCGCTGAaggagccggggctgggggagTCGCCCCCAAACCGCCCCGGGGCCGCAAGAAGAAACGATTGCAGGAGTCGGGGCTGCCAGAGATGAGCGACCCCTTTGTGCTGACAAACGAGGATGATGAGGACCAGCACAAGGATGGCAAGACATACAG GTGCCGGATGTGTTCGCTGACCTTCTACTCCAAGTCGGAGATGCAGATCCACTCCAAGTCCCATACGGAGACAAAGCCACACAAGTGTCCTCACTGCTCCAAGAGCTTCGCCAACAGCTCCTACCTGGCCCAGCACATTCGTATCCACTCGGGGGCCAAGCCCTACACGTGCAGCTACTGCCAGAAGGCCTTCCGCCAGCTctcccacctgcagcagcacacacg GATCCACTCCAAGCTCCACACGGCGATTGTCAAGCCGCACAAGTGTCCTCACTGCTCCAAGAGCTTCGCCAACACATCCTACCTGGCCCAGCACCTCCGCATCCACTCGGGGGCCAAGCCCTACACCTGCCGCTACTGCCAGAAGGCCTTCCGCCAGCTctcccacctgcagcagcacacacg TATCCACACCGGGGACCGACCCTACAAATGTGCTCACCCTGGGTGTGAAAAGGCTTTCACCCAGCTTTCCAACTTGCAG TCCCACAGACGGCAGCACAACAAAGACAAACCTTTCAAGTGCCACAACTGCCACCGTGCGTACACGGATGCTGCCTCGCTGGAGGTGCACCTGGCCACGCACACGGTGAAACACGCCAAGGTCTACACCTGCTCCATCTGCAGCCGGGCCTACACCTCG GAGACGTACCTGATGAAGCACATGCGGAAACACAACATCCCtgacccacagcagcaggtggTTCAGGCACAAGCCCAGGCctcgcagcagcagcagcacttccagccgCAGGGCGGGGGGGCAGCAGGGGGCCCTTCTGGAGACACTAACCAACCCAACCCTCCCCCCCAGTGCTCCTTTGACCTGACTCCTTACAAGACTTCAGAGCATCACAAGGACATCTGCCTCACTGTCAGCACCAGCGCCATCCAAGTGGAGCACCTCTCCAGCTCCTAG